Part of the Fusarium musae strain F31 chromosome 3, whole genome shotgun sequence genome, GTTACAAGCTCACTGATGTACTTCTCTGTCTCGTCCTCGGCAAGATCAAGTAGCTGAGTCAGGCGGCTCATCTGGATGCGAGTATAGTACTTGGCAATAACTCGGACGTTGTGCTCAATCACTCGCTTTCGCAGATCCTGCCATCGCTGGTGAGCCTTGTCGTCCGAAGATTGACCCAGCTGGGCGTCAAAGACATCGGTACTGCAGAGGTGAGGGCCGAATCTCTTAGAAATCTCTGGCCATCGCATCAACTCATGAACAGTAAAGAGTCGCAGAAGTTCTGCTTCGGCTGGAACTTCAGAGTTGCGTGTGTCTTTGTGGATTCGGTGAAGGAGGTCGTGCTGTTCGTTGTCATAGGGAGCTAGGATAACAAAGTAGATGATACGTTGCAGGACCTATGGTTGGGAAATTAGCAAAAGAGATCGATACTTCAAAGGCAGTCAACGTACAGGTCGAAGCTTGGTCGGGTCTTCCTCGACTGCTTCTGTGTCCAGAACCTGCCGATAATGCTTGCACACATCCAGGTACTTCTCCTCGTGTTTGGCAAGGATGATCTGCTGCTCGTAGTAACGCAGCTTCAGATCAGTTGTgtcatcctccttctcctcgggAACCTCCTCGCCGCgtgccttcttcttttcacgCTCCTTTTGctccttctcaagctgcTCGGCCGTCTTTTTAGGCTTGCGAGAAAGATAGCGAGTGCTGATCTTGCGTCCTAGAATAGCAGCCTGTGTCCAGTCTCCGCTCTCAATGCATAGCTCGACCTgcgccaaaataaactcggTCTTTTCCCGTCGATCCATGGAACCAAAGGTCTCGACTTGAAGCTCGCAAAGAATCTCGGTGGCGGATTTTAGATCaccctgcttcttcttaATGTCGGACAGGATCTTGGTAACACGGGCTCGCTCGACTTCGACGAAGATCTTTCCTTCTGTTACTGTTCGCAGGGTCTCGATTACAGACAGCTTGGTCTTTAGGTCGGGAGTGTCGTCGAGGAAGCCCATGACGGTCTGGAccatcttggtgatggcCTGCTTGAGCTGACTGTGCTTCTTGGACAAGACCAAGGTCTGGTCGTTCAACAAGCTCCAGTCGCCAGCGTTTTTGCATAGTGTAACGATTGCGATCAGGACTCGTGATGTGGACGCAAGATCGGAGGCCTAGTACTGGGTTAACGGCGAAGGGGAGTGAGCAGGCGTGAATCAATGCATACTTGTCGGGTTTGCTTCTCGAGCgcagcaagcttctcaatggcGCCTTGGAGGTTACCGGACTAAACAGAGCGTCAGAAAAAGCCCAATATCGGTAGCTAAAAGCTCAAAAACCTACCGCAGCCAGCTTCTCAGCTTCGGGAAGCTGCTGGTCAACCTCCTTCGAGAAGTCCTTCTCGGGCTTTAAAACTCCGTCAGACATGGTAGCGATCGCGATGTAGGCCCCTCAAGATCTGTAATTATCGGCCAAGGTTTGAATTGGAGGGTTCGAGTTCAGGGATTGTTTGAGTTCAATGTTGTTGCGATGAGTTTAAGGTCGTGGGGGCGTGTTTGGTTTAGTCCAAGCTGGTCGATTCAGTGACGAGGCTCACGCAAGAGGCTCCTGCCTGCCTGTCATTAGGTCCCCACCAAGCGAAGCAGGACCAGGCCTGGAAGTTAGTGGGACCGATTCCGGATTCTCCGTCATCCAACTTCGAGGGCACGTGACCCATATCCTCAACTGCAGTCAGGCACCTAGGTTCAAAGGCGGTGTCACCACCCGACGCAATCAAACTGATTTCATGAGCTCTGAAAGTGCTCTAAAATAGTTTCTTGCTAGAAACTCTGCAGGGCCTGAGGAAATACGATCCTAAATTTGGACGTTATTGGACAAGTTAATTCGCTTTAGGGTAACAGACTGCCTAATGGAAGCTTGCAATGCACTTTGTGTTAGGAACTATCGAAAGGGAATACGAAAACGAATTTGCAACAAACTGTCACGATACGGTAGAACATTAGCATTGGCATAAATGAGTCTTTGTATTCCTTCTAACTTACATGGGGTCTCCAACTCCTGagccaacaagctcaaaatACGAGTTATAGTAAGAGATTGTTCTGCAATTCGTTCTGTTCGTGGttataactatagctatagcCATGTTAAGAAAACAGTATCTTCACTTGAAGATATCCGGAGTCTGAAGTTTGCAAGTGTCAATCAGTAATTCTAAAAGTTTCCCAGAACGAGGTGTTGAAAGCTTTATCTATCACAATACTTAAAGAGAAATGCTAACCTAGACTCAAACCTTTTTTTCACACCAATTGACAAAGCCAGGGTCAGGAGGTTGTGATAGATATGGAACTACTCAAGGAAAAACACTCGGGCAGATCTCAAGATAGGGACAGGCTTGTCATCGCACAATAATTGCACGATTGCCCGTTCATTCATTGCAATCTGTACTTGTATTGTGGTGCCGAAATGAATGCTCGAAATGAGATCTGAGCGAAGTGAGGATTTCCAAAATGTTTTCCGGAATTGAGAAGCAGAAATTTTGTGATTTTGATGCATAAGTTGCCCTCCAGTGCCTACAGTCCCCTCAACAAAGCAAAATCACAGTGTCATATTGCAGACTAGCTGTAAGTGCAAATTCATTACCAAGGAGGCATACAATCTAATAGGGTGCAATAGAAATCGCCTAGATACGAGCCGAGATCAAAGCGTTAGACCCCTTCTGCCGAGTATagagtcatcctcatcgacgTCTGTATGTATCTAGATTTGTTCAGCCAGTGAGCTACTAGGATGTTTGCTTCCCCATTAAAATTTAATGGTAGCTACAATGGCGTCGGCAAGAGTTgcaatataaagaaaagactgAGACGGTACAAGAAGAAATGCGTCTCGAACGACCTGTCCCTTCAGCTTGAAGTAAACTTTTTGTCATGCTTACCCCATTAGTCCTTTTATACAAGATACGATATGCATTTAAAGCTGAAATCAGCCAAAGTCGTTGATAAAACCCCTTCACGGTGTAGCCATATGATTATGGATTCTGCCCCCTTTTGTACTGCTGACACATCCCTAGTTTCAACCTCATGCTGGAGATATTTCAAGTCTGTCGGTATAATATTGGCAATAATTGTAGGTTTGGACTTGGAGATGTCCCTGAGACGAAACTGATTATGTGAAACTGATAATATGTACTCAAGTCACAGAGGGTCAGTAATATACCCATATATTCGGTATCAAGCACGGGTTTTTCCACCTAAAGAGTCGGGGAAAGCCCATATTTGAGTGATGCTCATGTAAGACGTTCCTGAGAAATGAGCCATCATAGGTAGTTGAAATCTATCCAGATACTGCCCACAGAAATACTTCCAGAGTCCGAAAAACAGACTAGCCAGGCGGTTCATAATGGAATCACTTGAGAAGGACCAACCCTAGGAGCCGCTCGCATTGACTTATCAGCCTGCAACATGACACCTTCTAGTACAAGTAGGGTATGTTGCTTCACTAAAGCTAATAAACAGAGATTTTAGACCGTAAAATTTAGATCAACTACACAggttacttttttttttatctctcACAAGACGATACATGCTAATTTGACCCAAGAACAGCCGTCGTTCTCATGTCATGGAAGACGGCTATTCTTGATGGCGAGTAACATATCATCAAACTCGTGACAGACTCTAGGACAAGCCCAAATACATCGCACTATATGCAGCTAAGACCCCACAACACATAGATCACAAGATCCTGGTAACCAATATGTACATTGGCTGGCTATTTCCCAATGAACCGATTCCGAACTGGTTTTTGCCCCGTGTGAACTCACATTTAGGTCCAGAAAAGCCTGGAGACACAGAGAAGTTCAGTTCAAAAACCTGTTATCACTGTTTGTGGGGAGGGCTCGCCCCGTTGCTTGTCCTCTGACTCTTTAGCAGGCATGCGTATTCTACTACCACTACTTCCTTCAATGTCTTTTGTATAGTCCTATTAGCTGTAAAAACCAAAGAGGGCTTACTAGGCAGGCACAACTTGTATGATCTAATTCCCTGGCGTGAAACACTGAGGCATGACGCCAGGCTGGGACAACTAGCTTTGATCAAATATTGAAGAGAGCCCAACGGCACATATCGAGACATTAATCTGGTATCTCCAGCATCTAATTTATCTAATTTAAAAGGAGTGAATTCAAATTCATCCGTCTTTGGAGTGCTGTAATCTTGATTTGGGCTGGAAAATCATACTGTTGAGCCATATCTAGCAGGCTTTGTAGGTTTTACCTCTCACGTATGATCGCGAATTCGCTTTTGTGGTGACTAAGATAGACCTACTGACGGTACCGCTTAATGAAATTTGAGACATGCCTCAACATCTGCAACACTCAGCGTGTAAATTCCACGACCAATAATACTTTCCAAGTGTTTGTGTTAATCTATCCAATTACTGtacttttctttctcgtcAGATTTCCTATTGAATATTATAGCAGGTTTTTGAATCTCAAAAGGAGACATGACAATATACGAAAGATAAAATAACATCATGACATATTCTCCAGACGCTTTATGTTCGTTTCAAGATCTGGTTATGGATCAACACTCAACATAAATctgaagccatcaaagctCAGGGTGAAGTTATGATGGTTTTTCATTACGAAGATTTCACCCATACATGAGATCATACCCCCCCACTTAGTCCCAGTCTCTGATCCCAACGAGAAAGTTGAAGAACCTTTATTGAAATTAATGCAAACCAATCTTGAACTGCCTTGATatgatgaggttgaatcTATAAGTCGGAGGAAGCTCGGGACAGCAATTGAAGACAATTTAGGGGTTGGTCCGTGCGTCATCGTCATTGTTTATCAACTTTCACGCTCCGCATCATTGAGGCGAATCAAAACAATCCAAAGCCGCTTTTGATACCCGGCGCATGACTAATTCAAGGACAAGCACCCAGAACTTATGCCCCCCAGCGACTCAATAAGCCATTGGAAATAGGACTGTACTGTAACACATATATTCGTCTTAACAGCCTACCCCGCGGTAGTCATCATGGCCGCCAGCAACCTCTCGACATACTCCGATTGCGTCTCTTCTCTCCGCAACTCCCTCAAATTCCTCGAATCTTCCGTTGCGACTCTGGATAATGGCGTATCCGATTTCCCCCGTCTAGTCAACGTCCTTAAGACCGTCCGCGTAAGTCTCTCCATTCAACCTTACGCTGCTTTTACTAACACCTCGCAGCACTACGAACTCATTCCACAACCCACTCTCGCTGCAGCTGAGGCCTCATTACGTGACGAAATCGGACCATATATCGCTCTCCTTCTCGCACGCGCAGACTCCCAGATCGAGCGTCAGGAGCGTCGCATCGAAACACTAAAAGCTCGCGCAGAGCTTCAGCAGGGTCGTTTATCCCGCCCAGATGATGATTACGACGATTACGGTGGAAAGTCTAAGAAGCAGCGAACCGGGAGTCGTAAGCTGACTGCAGAAGAGAAGCTCCGCGCGCGAGCAGTTCGGCAGCGCAAGGAGGCTCTGCGCTATGGTGTCGAGAgattggagctggaggtgtTGCAGAAAGAGAGGGAGCTCAGGAAGAGACTGGAGGGATGAGAAGTGAAGGCGGAAACGAACCCGCACTGAACGACAAACGGAGAAACAACTCAACGGAGGCAATATGCTGAAGGCCCTTTGATGCAACGAAACCTCCATGGCGACACATCTTGCCTGAGAGGCTGAGACGTGAAGTTGTACCGATCAATGAGCAAGCCAGGCGAGATCAGCACCGAACATAAGCTGGCTTCCTATCGAACCATGCCAATCCTCCTCAGCGACAAATACGGAACCCAGCCGGAGGATTATATGCTGAGTTCATCTTGCTCTGTGTTTGCTAAAAATCTGAACACAACCCATGCCCCATAACGGCACGTTGTCTAGTCTCATGTAGGCTAGATTCGACATGTTATTGATACCCCATTCTTCCAAAGAACCTGCCACGCGTTCCTGAGTAAAACCTTAACAACACATGCATTGGTCTCAATGGCTCTTGGATGGTCCCGCCAGTTGCAGATCCTAAATTTAGACTCAGCCCAACCTCACAATTGATCAACTCGAGGATTCAGCTTGCATTCCAATAATCATCGTGTTCACTAGGTCCAAGGGATACCCTATCCCTTGTCGTTGTAACTACAGCTTGCTTGGTACTGTTCATATCTGCACCTGGCCAACCCAGATCCATTGACAAAATACAACCCCTTCCACACAAAGCCCAGCCTGCTCGCAGGTCTACGAGCACGTTTCCTCGTGAACTGAGGCCCACAGCCACACCGGGCGTTATGCCACTTCGCCGGAGGGTGAGAAACCTTATTCGAATCAAATATCGCGGTGTTCCCGAGGGTAATAGATAAAGCGAAGAACAATAGTAAGTGAGGACAGTAGAAAAGAAGACATCCAAAGTGAAAAAGAACAGCCTAATTGCAGGCGCCGTGGTCCGAGGTATAACACAAGGGGGTTTTTCGTCCCAAATATACTCCATCCAACATATTTCCCATCCCAGTGAAGAAACCAAATCGCCGAGTCGTAACTCTAAAAACGTTAAAATGCGACAAATAATGAACGAGCAGCCCGTACGTGGGTCTGACGGTGTTCGACGGGCGATATATCGCACATCGCCGAACGGGTATCCCAGGGAATCCATGCATGGATCGTTGCTCATAACAGGATGAGGTAGTTGCTGGGCGCAATACCCGTCTCACCGCTCTCTTTGCGCGCTTGCCACCACCTTCCGCTAACATCCGACACCTCGAGTATCTCGTGCTTGGAGAATGAAATTTCATTGGCGTCATCCGGGTTGGCCTCGTAGCTGTAGATGGCCTTTGCCCTATAGGGGTATTCAGTGGGTGGCACGACCTCGGTGTCGTTGCCAGG contains:
- a CDS encoding hypothetical protein (EggNog:ENOG41~BUSCO:EOG09262P1W), giving the protein MSDGVLKPEKDFSKEVDQQLPEAEKLAASGNLQGAIEKLAALEKQTRQASDLASTSRVLIAIVTLCKNAGDWSLLNDQTLVLSKKHSQLKQAITKMVQTVMGFLDDTPDLKTKLSVIETLRTVTEGKIFVEVERARVTKILSDIKKKQGDLKSATEILCELQVETFGSMDRREKTEFILAQVELCIESGDWTQAAILGRKISTRYLSRKPKKTAEQLEKEQKEREKKKARGEEVPEEKEDDTTDLKLRYYEQQIILAKHEEKYLDVCKHYRQVLDTEAVEEDPTKLRPVLQRIIYFVILAPYDNEQHDLLHRIHKDTRNSEVPAEAELLRLFTVHELMRWPEISKRFGPHLCSTDVFDAQLGQSSDDKAHQRWQDLRKRVIEHNVRVIAKYYTRIQMSRLTQLLDLAEDETEKYISELVTSKTVYAKIDRPARIVSFAKPRDADDVLNEWSHNMKSLLGLLERIDHLITKEEMMARIQPAK
- a CDS encoding hypothetical protein (EggNog:ENOG41), which produces MAASNLSTYSDCVSSLRNSLKFLESSVATLDNGVSDFPRLVNVLKTVRHYELIPQPTLAAAEASLRDEIGPYIALLLARADSQIERQERRIETLKARAELQQGRLSRPDDDYDDYGGKSKKQRTGSRKLTAEEKLRARAVRQRKEALRYGVERLELEVLQKERELRKRLEG